From Corvus cornix cornix isolate S_Up_H32 chromosome 1A, ASM73873v5, whole genome shotgun sequence, a single genomic window includes:
- the LOC104698455 gene encoding LOW QUALITY PROTEIN: prolactin-like (The sequence of the model RefSeq protein was modified relative to this genomic sequence to represent the inferred CDS: inserted 1 base in 1 codon), whose protein sequence is MAMALARAAGRAGAAAALVLLWLLLCAPGDAGCHPXTVADLFDRVIRHSGRIHSLSTALYAELEKHFPPHDNELGRPARKCHTSGMLTPNGKEYAQKIPREELTHLILKLLQAWKEPLSHFNQHIEHHQELPDDSLSKAKQISNMVHELQTGVEKVTEKMQSMGIISNSLNGMASSEGTALSISNEANMMSDSDFIHCFRRDSNKVQSYLKILKCRIMPENSC, encoded by the exons ATGGCCATGGCCCTCGCCCGGGCGGCGGGGCGAGCAG GTGCGGCTGCGgcgctggtgctgctgtggctgctgctctgcgCTCCGGGGGACGCCGGCTGCCACC TGACCGTGGCCGATCTCTTCGACCGGGTGATCCGGCACTCGGGCAGGATCCACAGCCTCTCCACGGCGCTCTATGCCGAGCTG GAAAAGCACTTTCCTCCCCATGACAACGAGCTGGGAAGGCCCGCTCGGAAGTGCCACACGTCGGGGATGCTGACCCCCAATGGCAAAGAATACGCCCAAAAAATCCCG AGAGAAGAACTAACTCACCTGATACTGAAACTCTTGCAAGCCTGGAAAGAACCACTTTCCCACTTTAACCAGCATATTGAGCACCATCAAGAGCTACCTGATGACAGCCTTAGCAAAGCTAAGCAAATCAGCAATATGGTACATGAGCTGCAGACTGGAGTtgaaaaagtaacagaaaag ATGCAGTCAATGGGCATCATCAGCAATTCATTAAATGGAATGGCATCATCTGAAGGCACTGCTTTATCAATTAGTAATGAAGCAAACATGATGAGTGACTCTGACTTCATTCACTGTTTTAGGAGAGATTCCAATAAAGTACAAAGCTACTTAAAAATTCTCAAATGTAGGATTATGCCAGAAAATAGTTGCTAA